From a region of the Osmia lignaria lignaria isolate PbOS001 chromosome 10, iyOsmLign1, whole genome shotgun sequence genome:
- the LOC117611808 gene encoding putative sodium-dependent multivitamin transporter has protein sequence MITLGTVDYAVIVLTMLISTGIGVYYWRTGGKEKSTEEYFVANRSMRVAPVAIALTVSYLSAVSLLGVSSENYLYGSQYAVINVGYGLATPIVAYFYMPVFFNLGSASAFEYLQQRFGTAARLAGSFAFLLQLLLYSGVVLYAPALALEATTGISTTASVILIGLVCTFYSTIGGIKAVLITDVFQSILMLIAVIVVIVTEAVDVGGLDEIWEIARDGSRIEFDNISMDPTVRHTWWSLTFGGFFTYLSLFGSNQVQVQRMLTIRNLKDARSAIWWSWPLSSIMSLGLCFCGLAIYAEYRNCDPLEIGRITSYDQLMPLYVMDMLSTYPGIPGLFIAGIFSAGLSTISATVNSLAAVILEDFIRPVCRTRGKDMSRAESMVISKILALIVGVACIAVAFMSRYLGGLLQAALTIFGVVGGPVLGLFTLGMFTERGNQPGAVIGLMISLIFSLWIGFGQPKPPIPNKVQATECNVTFYHDYEESLNLHFQNGESNDDSYFYLYRISYMWYCPIGSVLSFGAGWIFSWIFDRISKEERKELNPDLFTPILASRVRKRRSKYINEFHSNIS, from the exons atgattaCATTGGGAACGGTAGATTACGCGGTGATCGTACTAACGATGCTGATTAGTACAGGAATCGGTGTGTACTATTGGCGAACCggtggaaaagaaaaatcgacGGAA GAATATTTCGTGGCGAACAGATCGATGCGAGTGGCACCGGTTGCGATTGCTTTAACGGTTTCCTACCTATCCGCGGTCAGTTTGCTCGGAGTCAGTTCAGAAAATTACCTTTATGGTAGCCAGTACGCTGTGATCAATGTCGGATACGGACTCGCTACTCCGATAGTCGCATATTTCTATATGCCGGTGTTCTTTAATCTCGGATCAGCCAGCGCTTTCGAG TATTTGCAACAACGTTTCGGAACAGCGGCAAGGTTGGCAGGTAGCTTTGCTTTTCTTCTTCAGCTGCTTCTGTACAGCGGGGTCGTGTTGTACGCACCGGCGCTTGCCCTCGAAGCTACCACAGGAATCTCGACGACCGCCAGCGTAATCCTCATAGGACTGGTCTGCACATTTTATTCGACGATCGGCGGTATCAAGGCAGTGTTGATCACCGATGTATTTCAAAGTATCTTGATGCTGATTGCCGTTATCGTGGTGATCGTCACGGAAGCGGTGGACGTCGGAGGATTAGATGAAATCTGGGAGATCGCGCGCGACGGTTCGCGGATAGAATTCGACAA CATTTCAATGGACCCAACGGTACGACACACCTGGTGGAGCTTGACATTTGGCGGTTTCTTCACCTACCTATCCTTGTTTGGCAGCAACCAAGTTCAAGTTCAGAGAATGTTAACCATCAG AAATTTGAAAGACGCGAGATCAGCGATCTGGTGGAGTTGGCCATTGTCATCGATCATGTCTTTGGGGCTTTGTTTCTGCGGCTTGGCGATATACGCTGAATATCGTAACTGCGACCCCCTCGAGATCGGAAGGATCACTTCGTACGATCAATTAATGCCCCTCTATGTGATGGACATGCTATCCACGTATCCAGGTATACCCGGTCTTTTTATAGCCGGGATCTTCAGCGCTGGACTGAGTACTATCTCCGCCACGGTAAATTCCCTCGCAGCCGTTATACTCGAAGATTTTATCAGACCGGTATGCCGTACAAG AGGAAAAGATATGAGCAGAGCAGAATCAATGGTTATTAGTAAAATTCTAGCCCTGATAGTAGGTGTTGCTTGCATAGCTGTGGCTTTTATGTCCCGCTATCTCGGAGGATTGCTTCAAGCCGCGTTGACGATTTTCGGTGTCGTCGGAGGACCTGTTTTGGGTCTATTCACGCTTGGTATGTTCACGGAAAGGGGTAATCAGCCAGGAGCTGTGATCGGTCTGATGATCAGTTTGATTTTCTCTCTGTGGATCGGATTCGGTCAACCGAAGCCACCGATTCCGAACAAGGTGCAAGCTACCGAATGCAATGTCACTTTCTATCACGATTACGAGGAATCGTTGAATTTGCATTTTCAGAACGG GGAGAGTAACGATGATTCGTACTTCTATCTCTACCGCATTTCGTACATGTGGTACTGTCCGATCGGATCTGTACTCAGTTTCGGAGCTGGATGGATCTTTAGCTGGATCTTCGATCGAATCTctaaggaagaaagaaaggaattgaATCCCGATCTATTTACCCCTATTTTGGCATCGAGAGTGCGCAAAAGACGATCGAAATACATCAATGAATTTCATAGCAATATCTCCTGA